A genome region from Archaeoglobus fulgidus DSM 4304 includes the following:
- a CDS encoding FAD-dependent oxidoreductase, which translates to MKYDVLIIGGGPAGIVTATTAKKFYPAKSVAIIKKEETSLVPCGIPYIFKTLGSVEADVMPTKPAENLGIEFIIDEVEDVDVKAKVVRTKGGKSISYEKLVFATGSTPVMPRIEGVEKKGVFTVSKNIEELRKLHEAVKKAEKVVIVGGGFIGVEVGEQIAKAGKKFTMVEMMDQLLPAAFDKEFARIAEEELKKLGVEVYLNSTVKRITGNSSVEAVELADGRKIEADVVIMSVGYRPNIELAKKAGLRISIGNRIWTDEYGRTSEKDVFAVGDCSEEKDFFTRETSRVMLASTATFEARIVGANLYSLKVVRVNKGTVGVFSTFVGDVALGAAGLTEEMAKKEGFEVVAGYGESLNRHLASIPGAAKTKVKLIFAKESGVILGGQVTGRYEVGEMVNQIAMAIQNNLTASEIDTLQIGTHPLLTSAPTTPPVILAAEDALRKM; encoded by the coding sequence ATGAAGTACGACGTTTTGATTATCGGAGGTGGACCAGCAGGAATAGTCACAGCAACGACGGCTAAAAAGTTTTACCCTGCCAAGAGCGTGGCGATAATAAAGAAAGAGGAAACAAGTTTGGTGCCTTGCGGTATACCGTACATCTTCAAAACTCTCGGCTCTGTAGAGGCTGACGTGATGCCAACGAAGCCTGCAGAGAACCTTGGGATTGAGTTCATCATCGATGAGGTCGAAGATGTTGACGTAAAAGCCAAGGTCGTGAGAACGAAGGGTGGAAAGAGCATTTCATACGAGAAGCTTGTTTTTGCAACGGGTTCAACACCGGTGATGCCGAGAATAGAGGGGGTTGAGAAGAAAGGAGTTTTCACGGTCTCGAAGAACATAGAAGAGCTCAGAAAACTGCATGAGGCAGTAAAAAAGGCTGAAAAGGTTGTCATAGTCGGAGGCGGGTTCATAGGTGTCGAGGTAGGAGAGCAGATTGCTAAAGCTGGGAAAAAGTTTACGATGGTGGAAATGATGGATCAGCTGCTTCCAGCCGCTTTTGACAAGGAATTCGCAAGAATTGCTGAGGAAGAGCTCAAGAAGCTTGGAGTAGAAGTTTATCTGAACTCGACAGTTAAGAGGATTACGGGCAATTCCAGCGTAGAAGCTGTTGAACTCGCGGATGGCAGGAAGATTGAGGCAGATGTGGTCATAATGTCGGTGGGATACCGTCCGAACATAGAGCTTGCTAAGAAGGCAGGACTTAGAATAAGCATAGGAAATAGAATATGGACGGATGAGTACGGAAGGACGAGCGAGAAAGACGTTTTCGCCGTTGGGGACTGTTCGGAAGAAAAGGACTTTTTCACCAGGGAAACGAGCAGGGTAATGTTAGCTTCAACTGCCACCTTCGAAGCGAGAATTGTTGGGGCAAATCTGTACTCTCTCAAGGTTGTGAGAGTGAACAAGGGAACGGTGGGTGTTTTCTCAACCTTCGTTGGGGATGTTGCACTCGGCGCTGCAGGCCTTACTGAGGAGATGGCGAAGAAAGAAGGTTTTGAGGTCGTTGCAGGCTACGGAGAGAGCTTAAACAGACATCTGGCAAGTATCCCCGGGGCGGCAAAGACGAAGGTGAAGCTGATCTTTGCCAAGGAGAGTGGTGTAATCCTTGGAGGTCAGGTTACTGGGAGATATGAGGTTGGAGAAATGGTAAATCAGATAGCAATGGCAATCCAGAACAACCTGACCGCCTCAGAGATAGACACGCTTCAGATAGGCACGCATCCGCTTTTAACTTCAGCTCCCACCACCCCACCAGTAATACTTGCAGCAGAGGATGCGCTCAGGAAGATGTGA
- a CDS encoding class I adenylate-forming enzyme family protein: MVVLYGKDVVDRYVAEGWWDNVTLFERFRRNCKRNPERTAVVDPPNKEELVGFKPERLSYAELSDFDDRLASFLLDNGVFKDSCVLVQLPNTVELIAAYLATWRASAFISPVPMQWREHEMGHVCRVLQPKVFITADTFKGFDHAQMASRIKEAFPSIEKVVTYSQLYEICRNYRIREDLDEASSFASGNDIAVVQWTSGTEAEPKACPLSHNNWGFLRFLYDGERYRGGLLSDGDVIMNPAPIVNMTGIGVGLIPWIMCSGTFVLHHPFEPMLYVRQLIEEGVNFTLAPPAVVVAILKHPMASQLSFDKLKYFAQGSAPPPPWTFVELKNRGIEPMNIWGQNEGTGLFSYDRTIPDLEKRARSFPIPDKVRDLPFFRAIEIKIVDESGKEMKEPGSVGELCYRSPLTMPCYYRQPELTKKSFDADGFFHTGDLFEVVDDTTIAFFDRKKDIIIRGGFNVSSAEVEDVVKKHPNVLDAAAVGVPDERLGERVGLYVVPKPGTTVTLEDIKKHMEESGVAVYKWPEVVVVVDEIPRNPVGKVLKSRLRKEIVERMKAG; encoded by the coding sequence ATGGTAGTTCTCTACGGGAAGGATGTGGTGGACAGATACGTTGCAGAGGGATGGTGGGACAACGTAACGCTTTTTGAGAGATTCAGGAGGAACTGCAAGAGAAATCCTGAAAGGACTGCTGTTGTTGACCCTCCAAACAAGGAGGAGCTCGTGGGTTTTAAGCCTGAAAGGTTGAGTTATGCTGAGCTCAGCGATTTTGATGACAGACTGGCCTCATTTCTGCTCGATAACGGAGTTTTCAAGGATAGCTGCGTTTTGGTGCAGCTTCCCAATACGGTGGAGCTAATTGCTGCATACCTCGCAACGTGGAGGGCTTCAGCCTTCATCTCTCCCGTTCCAATGCAGTGGAGGGAGCACGAGATGGGGCATGTTTGCAGGGTTTTGCAGCCAAAGGTTTTCATAACAGCAGACACCTTCAAAGGCTTCGACCACGCTCAGATGGCCTCCAGGATTAAGGAGGCTTTTCCGAGCATTGAGAAAGTCGTAACGTATTCCCAGCTTTACGAGATTTGCAGAAACTACCGCATAAGGGAGGATCTTGATGAGGCGTCATCCTTTGCATCTGGAAACGATATTGCCGTGGTGCAGTGGACCTCAGGAACCGAAGCCGAGCCCAAAGCCTGTCCCCTCTCCCACAACAACTGGGGCTTTCTGCGCTTTCTTTACGATGGAGAGAGATACAGAGGAGGGCTGCTGAGCGATGGGGATGTTATAATGAACCCGGCCCCCATAGTGAATATGACAGGAATTGGAGTTGGCCTCATTCCGTGGATCATGTGCTCCGGAACCTTTGTTCTGCACCACCCCTTCGAACCAATGCTCTACGTCAGGCAGCTGATTGAGGAGGGTGTGAACTTCACTCTCGCTCCTCCTGCTGTTGTTGTTGCAATTCTAAAACATCCCATGGCTTCACAGCTCAGCTTTGACAAGCTGAAGTACTTCGCCCAAGGCTCGGCACCTCCACCACCATGGACTTTTGTCGAGCTGAAAAACAGGGGGATAGAGCCGATGAACATCTGGGGGCAGAATGAGGGGACTGGACTGTTCTCCTACGACAGGACAATCCCTGATCTGGAGAAGAGGGCAAGGAGCTTTCCCATTCCGGATAAAGTAAGGGATTTGCCCTTCTTCAGGGCTATAGAGATAAAGATTGTTGACGAGAGTGGTAAGGAGATGAAGGAGCCGGGCAGTGTGGGAGAGCTGTGCTACAGAAGCCCACTTACGATGCCATGCTACTACCGCCAGCCTGAGTTGACGAAGAAGTCCTTTGATGCTGACGGCTTCTTCCACACAGGTGATCTGTTTGAGGTAGTTGATGATACTACAATCGCCTTCTTCGACAGAAAGAAGGACATAATAATCAGAGGAGGGTTCAATGTAAGCTCCGCTGAGGTGGAGGACGTCGTCAAGAAGCACCCCAACGTATTGGATGCTGCAGCAGTGGGTGTTCCTGACGAGAGGCTCGGGGAGAGAGTTGGCTTGTACGTTGTTCCAAAGCCCGGCACTACCGTAACGCTGGAAGACATAAAGAAGCACATGGAGGAGAGCGGAGTTGCAGTTTACAAGTGGCCTGAAGTGGTGGTTGTTGTTGACGAGATTCCAAGAAATCCTGTGGGGAAGGTTCTGAAGAGTAGGCTGAGGAAGGAGATCGTTGAGAGGATGAAAGCTGGTTAA
- a CDS encoding acetyl-CoA hydrolase/transferase family protein produces MDYQKEYERKLISPEEAANLVKDGMHIEIGGSANTALIIDKYLAKRKDELSHVEVGTFIDIAHYEFLKADPEQEKIKWESCFLYEPVRKCSKELGPCVHRPGVLSDAGYIAKELGGVLKGGKKYTDIAFLVTTPMDRHGFFNFGVTCTFLKSIAEGAEKVVVVVKKDMPWVNGGYDECIHISEVDYIVEDNEFPTPFLPFLPPPSKEDEMIAENIMEAGLIENGSTLQVGIGGLPNTVVRMLKEAGLKDLGIHTEMMGDGLMELMEEGIVTNQNKKLDRGKAVFSFALGTRKLYDFLDRNPEVATYPVEYTNNPFVVAQQPKMFSLNQVAQIDLMGQINSGQIGLTSPSGKIFQISGTGGQLDFVLGCFYSFDRQGKSVLATYSTYNGTSRIIPALPTGAGVTVPRSVVQYVATEWGIAYLRGLPIYKRAAAMIQLAHPDHRDWLEEEARKLGILPPKYSIPAGKADGVIYRRD; encoded by the coding sequence ATGGACTACCAGAAAGAATATGAAAGAAAGCTCATCAGCCCCGAAGAGGCTGCAAACCTCGTAAAGGATGGAATGCACATCGAAATTGGCGGTTCTGCCAACACTGCCCTTATTATCGACAAGTACCTTGCAAAGAGGAAGGACGAGCTCAGCCATGTGGAGGTCGGAACCTTCATCGACATCGCCCACTACGAGTTCTTGAAGGCTGACCCTGAGCAGGAGAAGATTAAGTGGGAAAGCTGCTTCCTCTACGAACCAGTAAGGAAGTGCAGCAAGGAGCTTGGGCCCTGCGTGCACCGCCCCGGAGTTCTGTCGGATGCGGGATACATAGCGAAGGAGCTTGGTGGAGTTTTGAAGGGAGGGAAGAAGTACACGGACATAGCTTTCCTCGTCACGACGCCAATGGACAGGCACGGCTTCTTCAACTTCGGAGTCACCTGCACCTTCCTGAAATCCATAGCTGAGGGGGCAGAGAAGGTTGTTGTGGTGGTTAAGAAGGACATGCCTTGGGTGAATGGAGGTTACGACGAGTGCATCCACATTTCGGAAGTTGATTACATTGTTGAGGACAATGAGTTCCCCACACCCTTCCTGCCCTTCTTACCCCCACCATCAAAGGAGGATGAGATGATAGCCGAGAACATCATGGAGGCAGGGCTGATTGAGAATGGCTCAACGCTTCAGGTTGGCATTGGTGGATTGCCCAACACGGTTGTCAGGATGCTGAAGGAAGCAGGACTGAAGGACTTGGGCATCCACACCGAGATGATGGGAGACGGACTGATGGAGCTGATGGAGGAGGGGATAGTTACCAACCAGAACAAGAAGCTTGACAGGGGAAAGGCTGTGTTCTCCTTTGCCCTTGGAACAAGAAAGCTCTACGATTTCCTCGACAGGAATCCAGAGGTCGCAACCTATCCCGTTGAGTACACCAACAACCCCTTCGTTGTTGCCCAGCAGCCGAAGATGTTCTCCCTCAATCAGGTTGCCCAGATAGACCTCATGGGACAGATAAACTCCGGGCAGATTGGTCTAACGTCTCCAAGCGGCAAGATATTCCAGATCAGCGGTACAGGAGGGCAGCTTGACTTCGTGCTTGGCTGCTTCTACAGCTTCGACAGGCAGGGGAAGAGCGTTCTGGCGACCTACTCAACCTACAACGGCACCTCAAGAATTATCCCCGCTCTACCAACAGGTGCTGGGGTGACAGTTCCGAGGTCGGTTGTGCAGTATGTAGCTACAGAGTGGGGAATTGCCTATCTGCGAGGTCTGCCAATCTACAAGAGGGCAGCGGCAATGATTCAGCTTGCCCATCCAGACCACAGGGACTGGCTGGAGGAGGAGGCAAGGAAGCTCGGTATCCTGCCTCCAAAGTACTCCATCCCTGCAGGAAAGGCGGATGGGGTGATTTACAGGAGGGATTAG